CAGTTGTGTACGGAACCGGCCCGTGATGATGAGGTCATCTGTGTCGTTGAAGAACCGCAGGATCTGATTTCGATCGAGCGGAGCCGCTCGTTCCGCGGCCGTTATCATGTTTTGCATGGTGCCCTGTCTCCGCTTGACGGCATCGGTCCGGATGAACTGAACATCACGGATCTGCTTGCCCGGCTCGGTGAAGGGAACGTCAGGGAGGTCATTCTGGCGACTAACTTTACGGTTGAAGGTGAAGCGACGACTCTCTACCTGGCGCGCCTGATCCGACCTCTCGGGATCAGGGTGACCCGGCCGGCCCATGGCATTCCGATGGGCAGTGATATTGAATATGTTGATGAGGCGACCGTTCATCGTGCAGTTGAAGGTCGCCAGGAAATAGTATAACGATTGATTTGATTTCAAGAGATTCGGTCTCTGTGTTATCAAGTTTTGGAAAAAATCACAAAGGAGAAGGTTATGTCTCAGAAAATGGTTTGTATTGATGGCAATACCGCCGCGCCGCATGTTGCACATGCGACCAACGAGGTGATTGCAATCTATCCGATCACGCCCTCCTCGGTTATGGGCGAGATCTCCGATGCCAAGAGTGCAGCTGGCCAGCCGAACATCTGGGGAACGATCCCCAAGGTTGTT
This genomic interval from Desulfuromonas sp. contains the following:
- a CDS encoding recombination protein RecR, giving the protein MLDSIPSFSRLVAELAKFPGIGKKTAARLAFHVLRSPESEAQALADAVCELKSRIRFCSVCHHITENDPCQLCTEPARDDEVICVVEEPQDLISIERSRSFRGRYHVLHGALSPLDGIGPDELNITDLLARLGEGNVREVILATNFTVEGEATTLYLARLIRPLGIRVTRPAHGIPMGSDIEYVDEATVHRAVEGRQEIV